A genomic segment from Bradyrhizobium sp. CB1015 encodes:
- a CDS encoding LysR family transcriptional regulator, whose protein sequence is MEFHQIRYFVALAKCMNFTRAAEQCNVSQPALTKSIQKLEYELGGALVFRERHLSQLTDLGKLMLPTLERTLLAVEEARANAKKFKRKKVATLRVALTPMISASILAQPIAALTTQLPGLQVDLVDAESSNVFEGLLNGDVSAALGSSCIGPTPERIERFSLFRERVFVACAEGSRMAEEATVSLKDLRSAKWLEAIDCEIYRAFREQLCEGQVAQPGHRAQGLQHLQHLVSANLGVMLTPEHAPALPDAVVRPIADFDFKHTVELFVVGGRQYSPALEALIKICRRFDWQTLLTKAQAPIAPKTGPFTAMPRRQRDPEVVRITA, encoded by the coding sequence ATGGAATTCCACCAAATTCGGTATTTCGTAGCCCTTGCCAAGTGCATGAACTTTACTCGGGCGGCCGAACAGTGCAACGTCTCCCAACCTGCGCTGACCAAGTCAATTCAGAAGCTGGAGTACGAACTTGGTGGGGCACTGGTTTTCCGTGAAAGGCACCTCAGCCAGTTAACAGACCTTGGAAAGCTAATGCTGCCCACGCTGGAGCGGACGCTGCTCGCCGTCGAGGAGGCTCGCGCCAATGCTAAGAAATTCAAGCGGAAGAAGGTCGCCACACTCCGGGTGGCCCTGACACCGATGATCTCGGCGTCGATCCTGGCGCAACCGATCGCCGCGCTCACGACCCAGCTACCGGGCCTCCAAGTCGATCTGGTCGATGCTGAATCCTCTAACGTCTTCGAAGGCTTACTGAACGGCGACGTCAGCGCCGCTCTGGGTAGCAGCTGCATTGGGCCAACGCCCGAACGCATCGAGCGTTTCAGCTTATTCCGCGAGAGAGTCTTTGTCGCATGCGCCGAGGGGAGCCGGATGGCAGAGGAGGCCACCGTTAGCCTGAAGGATCTGCGGTCCGCAAAATGGCTTGAAGCGATTGACTGCGAGATCTACCGTGCGTTCCGCGAGCAGCTGTGCGAGGGGCAGGTCGCACAGCCCGGGCACCGCGCGCAAGGGCTGCAGCACCTGCAGCACCTAGTTAGCGCAAACCTTGGCGTTATGCTAACCCCGGAGCACGCGCCAGCACTGCCGGATGCTGTCGTCCGTCCTATCGCGGACTTCGACTTCAAACACACTGTTGAGCTCTTTGTTGTCGGGGGACGTCAATATTCGCCTGCGCTCGAGGCTCTTATAAAGATTTGCAGGCGATTCGATTGGCAGACGCTGCTGACAAAGGCGCAGGCGCCGATCGCGCCAAAGACAGGTCCGTTCACCGCGATGCCCCGACGTCAACGTGACCCGGAAGTCGTCCGCATCACAGCTTAG
- a CDS encoding response regulator transcription factor, protein MNKKALICVVDDDALLRESLNYLLRAAGHEVACFGSAESFLDSEESGRCDCVVADIDMPGLSGIDLVERVVEMSDPPKVILITGRPEESWRERAMYSGAVGFFRKPVEAQSLLDIVQRSVAA, encoded by the coding sequence ATGAACAAGAAAGCTCTCATCTGCGTCGTCGATGACGATGCCCTCCTCCGGGAGTCGTTGAATTACCTGCTGCGTGCTGCTGGCCACGAAGTAGCCTGCTTCGGGAGCGCGGAGTCCTTCCTCGATTCCGAGGAGAGCGGGCGCTGTGACTGCGTGGTCGCGGACATCGATATGCCGGGGCTGTCCGGTATCGATCTGGTCGAGCGCGTCGTCGAGATGTCGGATCCACCTAAAGTCATTCTCATTACCGGGCGCCCTGAAGAGTCGTGGCGCGAACGCGCGATGTACTCCGGAGCGGTCGGGTTTTTCAGAAAGCCAGTCGAGGCGCAATCGCTGCTCGACATCGTTCAACGCAGTGTTGCGGCATGA